The following coding sequences lie in one Paenibacillus durus ATCC 35681 genomic window:
- the def gene encoding peptide deformylase has translation MDDIVREGHPALRTVTEPVKLPLTEEDRETLLCMLQFLKNSQDEEVAAKYKLRSGVGLSANQIGLNKRMFVMFTQDEYGTVIEHALVNPKIVSHSLAMVYLPDCEGCLSVDRPVQGFVPRYESVKVKAYDFAAGKEVQLRFKGYTAIVIQHEMDHLDGIMFYDRIEKENPFKLPQGVSIRSLYDRNGE, from the coding sequence ATGGATGATATTGTAAGAGAGGGGCATCCGGCGCTTCGGACCGTTACGGAGCCGGTTAAGCTGCCTTTGACAGAGGAAGACCGCGAAACGCTGCTGTGCATGCTGCAGTTTCTGAAGAACAGCCAGGATGAGGAGGTGGCGGCCAAGTATAAGCTGCGCTCCGGAGTAGGGCTCTCGGCCAATCAGATTGGGCTGAATAAGCGGATGTTCGTCATGTTTACCCAGGATGAGTACGGCACAGTGATCGAGCACGCCCTGGTCAATCCCAAAATCGTCAGCCATTCTTTAGCGATGGTCTATTTGCCGGATTGCGAAGGCTGCCTGTCGGTCGACCGTCCGGTTCAGGGCTTTGTTCCGAGATATGAATCGGTCAAGGTAAAAGCCTATGATTTTGCGGCGGGCAAAGAGGTCCAGCTTCGGTTCAAGGGCTATACGGCGATTGTCATTCAGCATGAGATGGACCATCTTGACGGGATCATGTTCTACGACCGGATCGAGAAAGAGAATCCGTTCAAGCTGCCGCAGGGCGTTTCAATTCGCAGTCTGTATGACCGGAACGGAGAATAA
- a CDS encoding glutamate-1-semialdehyde 2,1-aminomutase produces MNRSNSEQLYQEALQHIVGGVNSPSRSFKAVGGGAPVFMKRASGAHFWDEDGNRYIDYLAAFGPVITGFAHPHITAAITKAAENGVLYGTPTALEITLAKMIKEAIPSLDKVRFVNSGTEAVMSTIRVARAFTGRTKIIKFAGCYHGHSDLVLVAAGSGPSTLGIPDSAGIPVSIAHEVITVPFNNLDGLREALNKWGDDVAAVMVEPIVGNFGMVMPKPGFLEGMCKLAHDNGSLVIYDEVITNFRFHYGGAQTYAGLDNHDQIIPDLTAMGKIFGGGLPIGAYGGRKEIMDQVAPLGPAYQAGTMAGNPASISAGIACLEVLQGAGIYEEMERLAIRLTDGLKESADRHGIPLTINRIRGAFSTHFCDHPVTDYDEAQDTDGEAFGSFFRHMLNRGINLAPSKFEAWFLTTAHTDEDIDATLEAAEASFRAMKEER; encoded by the coding sequence CATCGTCGGAGGCGTAAACAGCCCCTCCAGATCCTTCAAGGCGGTTGGCGGCGGAGCGCCCGTCTTCATGAAGCGCGCCTCCGGCGCCCATTTCTGGGACGAGGACGGCAATCGCTACATCGATTATCTCGCGGCCTTCGGTCCCGTTATTACCGGGTTCGCCCATCCGCATATTACCGCTGCCATTACAAAGGCGGCGGAGAACGGTGTGCTGTACGGAACCCCGACGGCGCTCGAGATTACCCTCGCCAAAATGATCAAGGAAGCCATACCTTCACTCGACAAAGTCCGGTTCGTCAATTCCGGTACCGAAGCCGTCATGTCGACGATCCGGGTCGCCCGGGCGTTCACCGGCCGGACCAAGATCATCAAGTTCGCCGGCTGCTACCACGGCCACTCCGATCTGGTGCTGGTCGCTGCGGGCTCCGGCCCGTCCACGCTGGGCATTCCCGATAGCGCCGGCATTCCGGTAAGCATCGCGCACGAAGTCATTACCGTGCCGTTCAACAATCTGGACGGGCTGCGCGAAGCGCTGAACAAATGGGGCGACGATGTCGCCGCCGTCATGGTCGAGCCGATCGTCGGCAACTTCGGCATGGTTATGCCGAAGCCCGGGTTTCTTGAAGGCATGTGCAAACTGGCACATGACAATGGCTCGCTCGTCATCTACGACGAGGTGATTACCAATTTCCGTTTCCACTACGGCGGCGCCCAGACCTACGCCGGACTGGACAACCATGATCAGATCATCCCCGATCTGACGGCGATGGGCAAAATCTTCGGCGGCGGCCTGCCAATAGGAGCCTATGGCGGCCGCAAGGAGATAATGGATCAGGTCGCGCCGCTCGGACCGGCTTATCAGGCCGGCACGATGGCGGGAAATCCCGCATCCATCTCGGCGGGCATCGCCTGCCTGGAAGTGCTCCAGGGTGCAGGCATATACGAGGAAATGGAGCGGTTGGCTATCCGCTTGACGGACGGACTGAAAGAATCGGCGGACCGTCACGGCATTCCGCTGACGATCAACCGCATCCGCGGCGCCTTCTCCACCCATTTCTGCGACCATCCTGTCACCGATTACGACGAGGCTCAGGATACCGACGGCGAAGCATTCGGCAGCTTCTTCCGCCATATGCTGAACCGCGGCATCAATCTGGCGCCTTCGAAGTTCGAAGCGTGGTTCCTGACCACGGCCCACACCGACGAAGACATCGATGCCACCCTGGAAGCGGCGGAAGCCTCCTTCCGCGCGATGAAGGAAGAAAGATAA